One stretch of Leptospira mtsangambouensis DNA includes these proteins:
- the hfq gene encoding RNA chaperone Hfq → MSAKNNIQDQLLNTARKEKIDLTIYLLNGVPLKGKVVSFDNFTIILENDNKQNLVYKHAISTIIPAKPIKLHSDDAPKEAGGV, encoded by the coding sequence ATGTCGGCAAAAAATAATATCCAAGACCAACTTCTAAATACAGCAAGAAAGGAGAAAATTGATCTCACCATTTACTTGTTAAACGGAGTTCCGCTGAAAGGAAAGGTTGTCAGCTTTGACAACTTCACAATCATCTTAGAAAACGATAACAAACAGAATTTGGTGTACAAACACGCCATTTCTACCATCATCCCTGCAAAACCCATCAAACTCCACAGCGATGATGCACCGAAGGAAGCAGGAGGGGTCTAA
- the miaA gene encoding tRNA (adenosine(37)-N6)-dimethylallyltransferase MiaA: MILPVLGGPTGSGKTALTQVLDPKRFEIVSFDSRQVYRDLPVGTTAPTPQESSYIRHWLIGYLNADESLNASQFSIWAREAISDIRARGKIPFLIGGTGFYLRAFLLGMYPVPNVPKETKDYVLELPLEEARTQLFAKDPKALESLSPQDGYRIKRALEVVLTGVLWSEVSKETVGGYLNDYPDVQVIGHWLDWPRDILYDRINRRVEEIATGMLAETKEVVSRYGSDCPGLRTLGYNFALAFLNGTIDSNTFIEQLAQSHRNYAKRQITWFKKDPLLSPISFEAAVQLYTNIDKI; encoded by the coding sequence GTGATCCTCCCCGTCCTTGGTGGCCCCACCGGTTCTGGAAAAACCGCTCTCACCCAAGTACTCGACCCCAAACGTTTCGAAATTGTTTCTTTTGACTCACGCCAAGTCTACCGGGATCTACCGGTAGGCACAACGGCCCCCACTCCCCAAGAGTCCTCTTATATCCGCCATTGGTTGATTGGTTATTTAAACGCAGACGAATCCCTTAATGCGAGTCAGTTCTCCATTTGGGCCCGCGAAGCGATAAGCGATATCAGAGCCAGAGGTAAAATTCCTTTTCTCATTGGTGGCACAGGTTTTTACCTCCGTGCTTTTCTTTTGGGAATGTATCCCGTACCAAATGTACCGAAAGAAACGAAAGATTATGTTTTGGAACTTCCATTAGAAGAAGCCAGGACACAACTTTTTGCCAAAGATCCCAAAGCTCTCGAATCCTTATCACCGCAGGATGGATACCGAATCAAAAGGGCCTTGGAAGTTGTCCTCACGGGAGTTTTGTGGTCTGAAGTTTCTAAAGAAACCGTTGGAGGATACTTAAACGATTATCCGGATGTCCAAGTGATTGGACATTGGTTGGACTGGCCCCGAGACATTCTCTATGATAGAATCAATCGGCGAGTCGAAGAGATCGCCACGGGTATGTTAGCGGAGACAAAAGAAGTGGTTTCTAGATACGGATCTGACTGTCCTGGCCTACGAACCTTAGGTTACAATTTTGCGCTTGCTTTCTTAAATGGAACCATAGACAGTAATACATTCATTGAGCAGCTGGCCCAAAGCCACAGGAATTATGCGAAACGACAGATTACTTGGTTCAAAAAAGATCCATTACTTTCGCCCATTTCCTTCGAAGCAGCTGTCCAACTGTATACAAATATAGATAAAATATAG
- a CDS encoding tetratricopeptide repeat protein, translating into MRAFVVLIFALSLGFCTTDPQKNPTRDPYSLETLIFLEEVLLDVWDSSESKEEAMSRLRYVCRTRDTDDGYLCYTWGLLEYHRGNYAESYTAFRKALEKNPNDSLYKNMLRISAEKSGNLSDLKAHSYDGEVFAVFTETQKLCQENKPPKSESFLFLAERGVLTKDSIRRGVLADCFQSLSATDKSLVQKEILHSSSSYKERLYADQMKSDPFSRIWDTASYHRGEMGKEAVGASAGVVSVSSSLGTEAGAPQIGTTVRPGAPITEAWKKVKLASVSGNESQAREGLRSFLSEIQSAKRKGKMEGQLALALERAAKLLLEQDPQYSKLRFLAKEL; encoded by the coding sequence ATGCGTGCTTTCGTTGTCCTGATTTTTGCTCTTTCCCTTGGGTTTTGTACAACAGATCCTCAGAAGAACCCAACCCGGGATCCGTACAGTTTGGAAACTCTGATTTTCTTAGAAGAGGTACTTCTTGATGTTTGGGATTCCTCCGAGTCGAAAGAAGAAGCAATGTCCCGACTAAGATACGTTTGCCGGACTCGTGACACCGACGACGGGTATTTATGTTACACTTGGGGATTGCTTGAATACCACAGAGGCAATTATGCAGAGAGTTATACTGCTTTTAGAAAGGCTCTAGAAAAAAATCCAAACGATAGCCTATATAAAAATATGTTAAGGATTTCTGCAGAAAAATCAGGGAATTTATCAGATTTAAAGGCACATTCTTATGATGGGGAAGTTTTTGCGGTATTTACAGAAACCCAAAAACTTTGTCAGGAAAACAAACCGCCAAAATCGGAATCTTTTCTCTTTCTTGCCGAACGAGGTGTTCTCACAAAGGACAGTATCCGACGGGGAGTCCTTGCCGATTGTTTTCAAAGCCTAAGTGCAACAGACAAATCCCTAGTCCAAAAAGAAATCCTCCATTCCTCTTCCTCATATAAAGAACGTCTTTATGCTGACCAAATGAAGTCCGATCCATTTTCTCGGATTTGGGACACCGCCAGTTACCATCGGGGGGAGATGGGAAAAGAGGCAGTCGGTGCCAGTGCGGGGGTAGTGTCTGTTAGTTCCTCTCTCGGAACCGAGGCAGGTGCTCCTCAAATTGGAACAACAGTAAGACCAGGTGCTCCGATCACGGAGGCATGGAAAAAGGTAAAACTTGCCTCAGTTTCTGGAAACGAATCGCAAGCCAGAGAAGGCCTTCGTAGTTTTTTATCTGAAATCCAATCGGCAAAACGAAAAGGAAAAATGGAAGGGCAATTGGCTCTTGCTTTGGAAAGAGCCGCTAAGTTGCTTTTGGAACAAGACCCTCAGTATTCTAAACTTCGTTTCCTTGCGAAAGAACTCTGA
- a CDS encoding pyridoxine 5'-phosphate synthase, with product MTQLSVNVNKIATLRNSRGGSIPSVIQISEIILDAGAYGITIHPREDERHITKQDVFEIQNFLNSYNAKITKNGFPKKEFNIEGEPSERFLNLVLKAKPDQVTLVPVKPGEITSDHGFDLKNKTVFQTLKPMVQRFKEEGIRVSLFMETEFTEYPLVKELGAERIELYTGPFAYAYDKSPEEGAKSFPIYEKAAIEANKLGLGVNAGHDLDTNNLKLFSKLPYLAEVSIGHRLVSQSLVDGMKKTIGDYLRVLSQGNEV from the coding sequence ATGACCCAATTAAGTGTCAATGTCAACAAGATCGCCACTCTCCGCAATTCCCGTGGTGGATCCATTCCTAGTGTCATTCAAATTTCAGAGATTATCTTGGATGCAGGTGCCTACGGTATCACCATCCACCCGAGAGAGGACGAAAGGCATATCACCAAACAAGATGTATTCGAAATTCAGAATTTTCTAAATTCTTACAATGCCAAAATAACCAAAAATGGATTTCCAAAAAAAGAATTCAACATCGAAGGCGAACCAAGTGAACGTTTTTTAAATTTAGTTCTAAAAGCAAAACCCGACCAAGTGACCCTAGTTCCGGTCAAACCTGGGGAAATTACCTCTGACCACGGGTTTGATTTAAAAAACAAAACAGTGTTCCAAACTTTAAAACCAATGGTGCAAAGATTCAAAGAGGAAGGGATCCGGGTTTCTTTGTTTATGGAGACAGAATTTACAGAGTATCCGCTTGTAAAAGAACTCGGAGCCGAACGAATTGAACTCTACACAGGGCCATTCGCCTATGCTTATGACAAATCTCCAGAAGAGGGAGCCAAAAGTTTCCCAATATATGAAAAGGCCGCAATAGAGGCAAACAAACTGGGGTTAGGTGTAAATGCAGGCCACGACCTGGATACAAACAATTTAAAACTTTTTTCCAAACTTCCCTACTTAGCGGAGGTATCCATTGGACATAGACTGGTCAGCCAAAGCCTTGTGGATGGAATGAAAAAAACCATTGGAGACTATCTCAGAGTTCTTTCGCAAGGAAACGAAGTTTAG
- a CDS encoding S41 family peptidase, which translates to MKRIVYLLSFFALLSFALPVGFISCEPEAKKAPNRKTDFTYGDFETVIRSVDKLYIDKHINVNRAFTDAASFSALSLPHPLYIYPESYFKQREKYDDKEDLWPGTTFKLSPSDAFVIFDPDYDQVEKIQKEKRKKNENRKLSDAELKKLIEKEKLKKSVISASWEEINFSKKDFDRVISYIQDNLEKYKTPVLKGLVELDGELPEEEEEDKKEFSMEQVFVAAANGYLNSLDPHSNVFLEEVWEESMKKISDGSFEGIGAILSGGGSREVIVENPLEGSPALKAGIRSGDSIVAVDGKLIKNLSLDKVVKKIKGPKATKVVLTISRKGNTGKIDIEVVRDKITIKNVTYHLVKENPQIAYIKLTGFVKPGPGEAPVDTQIAEALTEMEKTAKENGKPLKALILDLRGNSGGFLNLAIDIADMFIEKGLIVSTRTPSGRDKEEMARNKDITKLPLAILINSKSASASEIVASAIQHHGRGILLGERTFGKATVQTLEHLDSNPAYLLKITNARYYSPSGKTIQVVGVSPDIEVSEEQDGTFPFRYREEDMWNHLPLIPHEGVVKSRFNLNSIKDYVKKNGKADTYLKEHAIDAIKPDYMLIRSLDYIEGMLNTK; encoded by the coding sequence TTGAAACGAATTGTTTACCTACTTTCCTTTTTCGCCCTACTTAGTTTTGCCCTCCCGGTAGGATTTATTTCCTGCGAACCAGAAGCCAAAAAAGCTCCCAACCGAAAGACAGATTTTACTTACGGAGACTTTGAAACTGTGATTCGTTCGGTAGACAAACTGTATATTGATAAACATATCAATGTCAACCGAGCCTTTACTGACGCAGCCAGTTTTTCTGCGCTAAGTTTGCCACACCCACTTTATATTTATCCGGAAAGTTATTTCAAACAACGTGAAAAATATGATGATAAAGAAGATCTTTGGCCAGGAACAACGTTCAAACTTTCTCCTTCAGATGCATTTGTCATTTTTGATCCTGACTATGATCAGGTTGAAAAAATTCAAAAAGAAAAACGGAAAAAAAACGAAAACAGAAAACTTTCTGATGCGGAATTGAAAAAACTCATAGAAAAGGAAAAACTGAAAAAATCTGTTATTTCTGCAAGTTGGGAAGAAATCAATTTTTCTAAGAAAGATTTTGATCGAGTGATCTCTTACATTCAAGATAACCTAGAAAAATACAAAACTCCTGTATTAAAAGGATTAGTGGAATTAGATGGTGAACTTCCAGAAGAAGAGGAAGAAGACAAAAAAGAATTCAGCATGGAACAAGTGTTTGTTGCTGCTGCCAATGGATATTTAAATTCTCTTGATCCCCATTCCAATGTTTTTTTGGAAGAAGTTTGGGAAGAGTCCATGAAAAAAATCAGCGATGGTTCTTTTGAAGGTATTGGAGCCATTCTTTCTGGCGGAGGAAGTAGAGAAGTAATCGTAGAAAATCCATTGGAAGGAAGCCCCGCTTTAAAAGCAGGGATTCGAAGTGGAGATAGCATTGTAGCTGTTGATGGTAAACTAATCAAAAATTTATCTCTTGATAAAGTGGTCAAAAAAATCAAAGGACCAAAGGCAACAAAAGTTGTTCTTACCATTTCCAGAAAAGGAAATACAGGAAAAATTGATATAGAAGTGGTCCGAGATAAAATTACGATTAAAAACGTAACTTACCATTTAGTAAAAGAAAATCCGCAAATCGCATATATCAAACTCACTGGATTTGTAAAACCCGGTCCAGGTGAAGCACCAGTTGATACACAAATTGCCGAAGCTTTAACAGAAATGGAAAAAACGGCAAAAGAAAATGGAAAACCTCTTAAAGCTTTGATTTTGGATCTAAGAGGTAACTCTGGCGGATTTTTAAATTTAGCCATTGATATCGCAGATATGTTCATTGAAAAAGGTTTGATCGTTTCAACAAGAACTCCTTCAGGAAGAGATAAAGAAGAAATGGCAAGAAATAAGGATATCACCAAACTTCCATTAGCAATTCTTATCAATTCAAAGTCTGCATCTGCTTCCGAAATTGTGGCGAGTGCTATCCAACATCATGGAAGAGGAATTTTACTTGGAGAGAGAACATTTGGTAAAGCCACAGTTCAAACACTTGAGCACCTTGATAGTAACCCAGCCTATTTACTAAAAATCACCAATGCCAGATACTATTCCCCTTCTGGTAAAACAATCCAAGTGGTAGGTGTCTCTCCTGATATAGAAGTTTCGGAAGAACAAGATGGAACATTTCCATTCCGATATAGAGAAGAAGATATGTGGAACCACTTGCCTTTAATCCCACACGAAGGTGTTGTTAAATCCAGATTCAATTTAAACAGCATCAAAGATTATGTGAAAAAAAATGGAAAAGCTGAT
- a CDS encoding FYDLN acid domain-containing protein → MVAKKAVKKQAPPKKKAVAKEKPKDAKSASPKEDKKKAVAGAKTPATKAKAVPAPKTAPVAVKDKPAPVAKAPAVKIDPNNPLGKKFSCYSCGTKFYDLYKPEKKCPKCGADQLAKPAIKSRMAAIRSSEYEVEEEEEPVLEDDELMEETEELEETEEEEVVAEEEE, encoded by the coding sequence ATGGTCGCAAAAAAAGCAGTCAAGAAGCAGGCTCCGCCCAAGAAAAAAGCGGTAGCCAAAGAGAAACCCAAGGACGCAAAGTCCGCTTCCCCGAAGGAAGACAAAAAAAAGGCAGTCGCAGGAGCAAAAACTCCGGCAACTAAGGCGAAAGCCGTACCTGCCCCCAAAACCGCCCCTGTCGCAGTGAAGGACAAACCAGCACCTGTGGCGAAGGCCCCAGCTGTCAAAATTGATCCCAACAACCCTCTCGGCAAAAAGTTCAGTTGTTATTCATGTGGAACGAAGTTTTACGATTTGTACAAACCGGAAAAAAAATGCCCTAAATGTGGGGCAGACCAATTGGCAAAGCCAGCCATCAAATCACGAATGGCAGCCATCCGCAGTTCAGAATACGAAGTGGAAGAAGAGGAAGAGCCAGTTCTAGAAGATGATGAACTCATGGAAGAAACGGAAGAATTGGAAGAGACCGAAGAAGAGGAGGTCGTAGCCGAGGAAGAGGAGTGA
- a CDS encoding mannose-1-phosphate guanylyltransferase, whose amino-acid sequence MAKLPKESPVVLIMAGGKGERFWPRSRTNSPKQLQKVYSNKTLLRETIDRALTITSLDRIYIGTNANLKAEILKKDPKFPSTNFILEPEGKNTAPIIALSALYFQKKFGNPNLIVLSADAFIDPIKEFTKTIEQALYETENGMVLLGVKPNRPEVGYGYISTGKPTDVGYTVKAFFEKPDFKTALKYIKKKNFYWNPGIFLFRTETILSELERHAPHILNPLKNGFPFKSFGDLKTAFQMLPSEAIDTAIMEKSNRIRMVEATFNWDDVGSWMSLERILPGDKEKNHHQGKEVLYHKASGNISSVQKELIAFLGVKDLIVVEEPDVLLVTSREGVGDIKAMLSTMRKNKVLQKYLD is encoded by the coding sequence ATGGCAAAATTACCTAAAGAATCCCCGGTTGTCCTCATTATGGCTGGTGGAAAGGGGGAGAGGTTTTGGCCTCGCTCCCGCACCAATTCCCCTAAACAACTTCAGAAAGTTTATTCCAATAAAACCCTTTTACGTGAGACCATTGACCGCGCTCTCACCATCACCTCTCTTGATCGAATTTATATTGGAACCAATGCCAACCTAAAAGCGGAGATCCTAAAAAAAGATCCAAAGTTTCCTTCTACTAATTTCATTTTGGAGCCAGAAGGAAAAAATACGGCACCTATCATTGCTCTTTCGGCACTTTACTTTCAGAAAAAATTTGGCAATCCAAACTTAATCGTTTTATCAGCCGATGCCTTTATCGATCCCATCAAAGAATTTACAAAAACCATTGAGCAGGCTTTATACGAAACGGAAAATGGAATGGTTCTACTTGGTGTGAAACCCAATCGTCCAGAAGTAGGTTACGGATATATTAGCACGGGAAAACCAACTGATGTAGGTTATACGGTAAAAGCTTTTTTTGAAAAACCTGATTTTAAAACCGCTCTAAAATATATTAAAAAGAAGAATTTTTATTGGAACCCAGGGATTTTTCTTTTCCGCACAGAAACTATCCTTTCTGAGTTGGAACGTCATGCTCCTCATATTTTAAATCCTTTAAAAAATGGATTTCCTTTTAAGAGTTTCGGGGATTTAAAAACGGCCTTCCAGATGCTTCCTTCTGAGGCAATTGATACTGCCATTATGGAAAAATCCAATCGGATTCGTATGGTGGAAGCAACCTTCAATTGGGATGATGTAGGATCTTGGATGTCACTCGAACGTATTTTACCTGGTGATAAAGAAAAGAACCACCACCAAGGAAAAGAAGTGCTCTACCATAAGGCTTCGGGAAATATTTCTTCGGTCCAAAAGGAACTCATTGCCTTTCTTGGTGTGAAAGATCTCATTGTTGTGGAAGAACCAGATGTCCTACTTG